The following proteins come from a genomic window of Yinghuangia sp. ASG 101:
- a CDS encoding type I polyketide synthase — protein MTTTTDPRDRLVEALRAALTDNERLARENTRLSDAATEPIAIVGMACRLPGGVASPADLWRLVAEGRDGVGPFPTDRGWKLDDLFDPDPDRAGTSYVDEGGFLHGAGDFDAAFFGISPREALAMDPQQRLLLEVTWEAAEHAGIDPHALRGTDTGVFSGVMYHDYATGLREVPAGLEGFLATGNSGSVASGRVAYALGLEGPAVTVDTACSSSLVAVHLAAQALRAGECARAFAGGVAVMARPSPFVEFSRQRGLARDGRCKAFADAADGTGWAEGVAVLLLERLSDARRSGRHVLAVVRGSAVNQDGASNGLTAPNGPSQQRVIRRALAHARLTPADIDAVEGHGTGTTLGDPIEAQALIAAYGAGRSAEQPLWLGSLKSNIGHTQSAAGAAGIIKMVEAMRHGVLPRTLHVDMPSTHVDWSAGAVRLLTEARAWPDADRPRRAAVSAFGVSGTNAHVILEQGDPEPAAPDAKPAVLPWLLSAATAPALREQARRLGDFTGVPGADSAGAARVLATGRAALTQRAVAVAADRDRLRDGLAALARGEAAPEVVTGTADVDGDTVFVFSGQGAQWAGMGRELLASSQVFADALTVVGDALAPFADWSLTDVIRDGTPLDRVDVVQPASFGVMVALARLWESLGVVPDAVVGHSQGEIAAAHIAGILSLEDAAAIVALRSQAIARGLAGHGGMASIGLPVDAVRERLGAGVEVAAVNGPSSVVVAGDPGPLDALVTAYEAEGVRVRRIPVDYASHTSHVEAVHDALVDLLADVKPRTARVPFYSTVENGWLDGPELDAAYWYRNLRRPVRFAEATAALAADGHRAFVEISAHPVLAHSVTETLEGVAGPRVPSVVTGSLRRDDGGLARFLLSAAQLHVRGVRVDWSPLFADAPPVRPSALPTYPFQHRHYWLESAPVATTTPGEPPMDTETDAPTEGTPGADFALRWKGLSAPQRVDLLVDLVRTEATAVLGHEAGERVAADSVFFDVGFVSLTAVELRDRLQAVTGLELPALLVFDQPTPEELARHLARLLSDTANEGS, from the coding sequence ATGACCACGACCACTGACCCGCGGGACCGGCTGGTCGAGGCGCTGCGGGCCGCACTGACCGACAACGAGCGACTGGCCCGCGAGAACACCCGGCTGTCCGACGCCGCGACCGAGCCGATCGCGATCGTGGGCATGGCCTGCCGCCTGCCCGGCGGCGTGGCCTCGCCCGCCGACCTGTGGCGGCTCGTCGCCGAAGGCCGGGACGGCGTCGGCCCGTTCCCCACCGACCGGGGCTGGAAGCTGGACGACCTGTTCGACCCGGACCCGGACCGGGCGGGGACGTCGTACGTCGACGAGGGCGGATTCCTGCACGGCGCGGGCGACTTCGACGCGGCGTTCTTCGGGATCTCGCCGCGCGAGGCGTTGGCGATGGACCCGCAGCAGCGACTGCTCCTCGAAGTGACCTGGGAGGCCGCGGAACACGCCGGAATCGATCCGCACGCGCTGCGCGGCACCGACACCGGGGTCTTCTCCGGCGTCATGTACCACGACTACGCCACCGGCCTCCGGGAGGTCCCCGCGGGGCTGGAGGGCTTCCTCGCCACGGGCAACTCGGGCTCGGTGGCCTCCGGGCGGGTGGCGTACGCACTCGGCCTCGAAGGCCCGGCCGTCACCGTCGACACGGCGTGCTCGTCGTCGCTGGTCGCCGTCCACCTGGCCGCGCAGGCGCTGCGCGCCGGCGAGTGCGCGCGGGCCTTCGCGGGCGGCGTGGCGGTGATGGCGCGGCCGTCCCCGTTCGTCGAGTTCTCCCGGCAGCGCGGGCTCGCCCGCGACGGCCGCTGCAAGGCGTTCGCGGACGCCGCCGACGGCACCGGCTGGGCGGAGGGCGTCGCCGTCCTCCTCCTCGAACGCCTCTCCGACGCACGGCGGTCGGGGCGTCACGTGCTGGCGGTCGTCCGCGGCTCCGCGGTCAACCAGGACGGCGCGTCGAACGGCCTCACCGCCCCCAACGGCCCGTCCCAGCAACGCGTCATCCGCCGCGCCCTCGCACACGCCCGCCTCACCCCCGCCGACATCGACGCGGTCGAGGGCCACGGCACCGGTACGACCCTGGGCGACCCGATCGAGGCGCAGGCGCTGATCGCCGCCTACGGCGCCGGACGATCCGCCGAACAGCCCCTGTGGCTGGGGTCGTTGAAGTCCAACATCGGGCACACGCAGTCCGCCGCCGGGGCCGCGGGCATCATCAAGATGGTCGAGGCGATGCGGCACGGGGTGCTACCGCGCACACTGCATGTGGACATGCCCTCCACGCACGTGGACTGGTCGGCGGGAGCCGTACGGCTGCTGACCGAGGCACGGGCCTGGCCCGACGCGGACCGTCCGCGCCGGGCAGCGGTCTCGGCCTTCGGGGTGAGCGGGACGAACGCCCACGTCATCCTGGAACAAGGTGATCCGGAGCCGGCCGCGCCCGACGCGAAACCGGCCGTCCTGCCCTGGCTCCTGTCCGCGGCGACCGCACCCGCGCTGCGCGAACAGGCCCGCCGTCTCGGCGACTTCACGGGAGTTCCCGGCGCGGACAGCGCGGGGGCCGCCCGGGTCCTGGCCACCGGTCGGGCCGCACTGACACAGCGTGCGGTTGCCGTCGCGGCCGACCGCGACCGCCTCCGCGACGGCCTCGCCGCCCTCGCCCGCGGCGAGGCCGCGCCCGAGGTCGTCACCGGCACGGCCGACGTCGACGGCGACACGGTCTTCGTATTCTCCGGCCAGGGGGCGCAGTGGGCGGGGATGGGACGCGAACTGCTGGCGTCCTCCCAGGTGTTCGCGGACGCCCTCACCGTGGTGGGAGACGCCCTCGCACCGTTCGCGGACTGGTCCCTGACGGACGTGATCCGCGACGGAACGCCGTTGGACCGGGTCGACGTCGTGCAACCGGCGTCCTTCGGGGTCATGGTGGCCTTGGCCCGGCTGTGGGAGTCCCTGGGTGTGGTGCCGGACGCGGTGGTCGGCCACTCGCAGGGGGAGATCGCGGCGGCACACATCGCGGGCATCCTCAGCCTGGAGGACGCCGCGGCGATCGTGGCGCTGCGTTCCCAGGCGATCGCGCGCGGCCTCGCGGGGCACGGTGGGATGGCGTCCATCGGGCTGCCGGTCGACGCGGTCCGCGAACGGCTGGGCGCGGGCGTGGAGGTGGCCGCGGTCAACGGCCCCTCGTCGGTCGTCGTCGCCGGCGATCCGGGGCCGTTGGACGCGCTGGTCACGGCGTATGAGGCCGAGGGAGTCCGGGTGCGGCGCATCCCGGTCGACTACGCCTCCCACACCTCCCACGTGGAGGCGGTCCACGACGCGTTGGTGGACCTGCTGGCGGACGTGAAGCCGCGGACGGCGCGCGTCCCGTTCTATTCGACCGTCGAGAACGGGTGGTTGGACGGCCCGGAGCTGGACGCGGCCTACTGGTACCGGAACCTGCGCCGCCCGGTGCGGTTCGCGGAGGCCACCGCGGCGCTCGCGGCCGACGGCCACCGGGCGTTCGTCGAGATCAGCGCGCATCCCGTACTCGCGCACAGCGTCACCGAAACCCTGGAGGGCGTCGCCGGGCCCCGCGTCCCGTCGGTGGTCACCGGCAGCCTGCGCCGCGACGACGGGGGCCTCGCACGGTTCCTGCTGTCCGCCGCACAACTCCACGTCCGGGGCGTCCGGGTCGACTGGTCGCCGCTCTTCGCCGACGCGCCGCCCGTCCGCCCGTCCGCGTTGCCGACGTACCCCTTCCAACACCGCCACTACTGGCTGGAGTCGGCCCCCGTCGCCACCACCACCCCAGGAGAGCCGCCGATGGACACCGAGACCGACGCCCCGACCGAGGGCACACCCGGCGCCGACTTCGCCCTGCGCTGGAAGGGGCTTTCCGCGCCACAGCGCGTGGACCTGCTGGTGGACCTGGTCAGGACCGAGGCCACCGCGGTACTCGGCCACGAGGCGGGCGAACGCGTCGCCGCCGACAGCGTGTTCTTCGACGTCGGCTTCGTCTCGCTGACGGCGGTCGAACTGCGCGACCGGCTCCAGGCGGTCACCGGGCTCGAACTCCCGGCCCTGCTCGTCTTCGACCAACCGACACCGGAGGAACTGGCCCGCCATCTCGCCCGGTTGCTGTCGGACACCGCCAACGAGGGGAGCTGA
- the mhpA gene encoding bifunctional 3-(3-hydroxy-phenyl)propionate/3-hydroxycinnamic acid hydroxylase MhpA, producing the protein MTAAEDVAIVGYGPVGQVTALLLAARGHRVTVVERWPKPYPMPRAVSFDGESARILAAAGIGGAMGAIAEPSRDYVWHNADGRTLFRVDVADPGHSGWPDSTSMYQPGLEAALADHGATLPTLRVLRGTRVTDLADHGDAVTLDLDGPGPDTLTARWVVGCDGANSLVRTRLGIPSTDFAFFDDWLTCDVALHAPHVFEPNNLQVCDPARPRTAVSAGPGHRRWEFMRLPDEDPDEFGTAENAWRLLARFGIDRATATLERHAVYTFQARYADEWRRGRVLIAGDAAHLMPPFAGQGMCSGFRDAANLAWKLDLVLAGRATPALLDTYTTERREHVRHALRMSMDLGRVICQTDPAKARDRDAVMLAAQERAARREVGAAQPRTPVQALTGGLLWHGADGRPTAPAGELVPQGRVSVDGAPAARFDDAVGRGFVLLTDRPTDTLLDTEQRRFLDALAAKVVHIIPTGTTRPHTTRDIVAEDTDGVYLPHLKASDSAALLIRPDFYTFGAARDHHTLKALLTRLQSHLTTPPP; encoded by the coding sequence GTGACGGCCGCCGAGGACGTCGCGATCGTCGGCTACGGCCCGGTCGGCCAGGTCACCGCGCTGCTGCTGGCGGCGCGCGGACACCGCGTCACCGTGGTCGAGCGGTGGCCGAAGCCCTACCCGATGCCGCGGGCGGTGTCCTTCGACGGAGAATCGGCGCGCATCCTGGCCGCCGCCGGCATCGGCGGCGCGATGGGCGCGATCGCCGAGCCGTCCCGCGACTACGTCTGGCACAACGCCGACGGCCGAACCCTCTTCCGCGTCGACGTCGCCGACCCCGGGCACTCCGGCTGGCCCGACTCGACGTCCATGTACCAGCCCGGACTTGAGGCGGCCCTCGCCGACCACGGCGCCACCCTCCCGACCTTGCGCGTCCTGCGCGGCACCCGGGTCACGGACCTCGCCGACCACGGCGACGCGGTCACCCTCGACCTCGACGGCCCCGGCCCCGACACGCTCACCGCCCGCTGGGTCGTCGGCTGCGACGGCGCGAACAGCCTCGTCCGCACCCGACTCGGCATCCCCTCCACCGACTTCGCCTTCTTCGATGACTGGCTGACCTGCGACGTGGCCCTCCACGCACCGCACGTCTTCGAACCGAACAACCTCCAGGTCTGCGACCCGGCCCGCCCCCGCACAGCGGTGTCGGCGGGACCGGGCCACCGCCGCTGGGAGTTCATGCGCCTGCCGGACGAGGACCCCGACGAGTTCGGCACCGCCGAGAACGCCTGGCGGCTGCTGGCCCGGTTCGGCATCGACCGCGCGACCGCGACGCTCGAACGCCACGCCGTCTACACGTTCCAGGCCCGCTACGCCGACGAATGGCGGCGCGGCCGGGTCCTGATCGCGGGCGACGCGGCCCACCTCATGCCGCCGTTCGCGGGCCAGGGCATGTGCTCGGGCTTCCGCGACGCGGCCAATCTCGCCTGGAAGCTGGACCTGGTCCTCGCCGGGCGGGCCACCCCCGCCCTCCTCGACACGTACACGACCGAGCGGCGCGAACACGTGCGCCACGCGCTGCGGATGTCCATGGACCTCGGCCGCGTCATCTGCCAGACCGACCCGGCCAAGGCCCGCGACCGCGATGCGGTCATGCTGGCCGCGCAGGAGCGCGCCGCCCGCCGCGAGGTCGGCGCCGCCCAACCGCGAACTCCCGTCCAGGCCCTGACCGGTGGACTGCTGTGGCACGGCGCGGACGGCCGCCCGACCGCGCCCGCGGGCGAACTGGTGCCCCAAGGACGGGTATCGGTCGACGGCGCTCCCGCAGCCCGGTTCGACGACGCCGTCGGCCGCGGCTTCGTCCTCCTCACCGACCGCCCCACCGACACCCTGCTCGACACCGAACAGCGCCGCTTCCTGGACGCGTTGGCCGCCAAGGTCGTCCACATCATCCCCACCGGGACGACGCGCCCCCACACCACCCGGGACATCGTCGCCGAGGACACCGACGGCGTCTACCTCCCCCACCTGAAGGCATCGGACTCCGCCGCACTCCTTATCCGCCCCGACTTCTACACCTTCGGCGCCGCCCGAGACCACCACACCCTCAAAGCCCTCCTCACCCGCCTCCAATCCCACCTCACCACCCCACCCCCCTGA
- a CDS encoding helix-turn-helix transcriptional regulator, whose product MMGRGPAAANPHPGDSRDADAEVWLTIITAWECHVVSMVERDEHINHLDRLLTGCLAGNGRAVLVEGPAGSGRTELLRAFAERGEERGVRHLAASCSAAESALPFGVVDQLLGGVPWPPEHADRITALLGSLGGDAVSDAPQPPELVRACHDVAQALLAASADTPLLITVDDVRNADRPSREFLLHLVRRLPQAGVHLVMTDETVLRPEHRRFRAELARHRHVDHLRLAPLSDAGALRLLTRELGAEDAHRVGAPILAASGGNPLLLRALIDDHRHSGDAPGREYAMALLGCLHRADPAVLRVARALAVLGDDTDDAEIGRLLGGADGGETAREVLRALEAAGLLAAGRFRHPAARAAVVDDLTAAERAALHGKAAHLRYARGADAPTVARHLIEADRAHDPAPGGITSGAAEQARTPWAVTVLSEAAEHALLDDRHELAAQCLGLAHRAGGDERTRATLRSRLAAAEWQLDPSTAARHLTPLTAAVHAGHLDTAAGLVLVRQLLWHGRNDDAVAVLDRLRTRASTANPGSLGEAAALQDAEVWLAYTHPALARGRRTPALPADLRHTVVAPGTDPQLHAAAALADALARGRAHKTADRAEEVLRDLHLHRRSPWAEEAALLALRVLVPAGRLTEAAAWSEHLVRAAEARDAPTARAVYAAARAEIAARQGDLVTAVDQGRAALGHLSPKGWGVAVGLPLGTLILAATRTGEHEEAAKQLAHAVGDAMFRSQYGLHYLYTRGHHYLATRHSHAALADFLSCGELLRDWGLDAAGVLPWRTAAAEAWLRLDNKDQARRLLLEQLGRPNSDGSGTRGPALRLLAAAGPPGRRLQLLTEAIDLAEASGDRFEQVRVLADLSRAHQANNDKRRARLLLRQALHVANMCDMKPLAQELLSVSAALGGAESMADGLDRIGGLTDSERRVASLAVLGYTNREIAGKLYVTPSTVEQHLTRVYRKLGIRRRKDLPADLWANLRKTG is encoded by the coding sequence ATGATGGGACGCGGGCCGGCGGCGGCGAACCCGCATCCGGGGGACAGCCGCGACGCCGACGCGGAAGTGTGGCTCACGATCATCACGGCTTGGGAGTGCCACGTGGTTTCGATGGTGGAACGCGACGAACACATCAACCATCTGGACCGGCTGCTCACCGGATGTCTCGCCGGGAACGGCCGCGCGGTTCTGGTCGAAGGACCGGCCGGGAGCGGCCGGACCGAACTGCTCCGGGCCTTCGCCGAGCGCGGCGAGGAACGCGGCGTCCGGCACCTGGCCGCGAGTTGTTCCGCCGCCGAGAGCGCCCTGCCGTTCGGGGTGGTCGACCAGCTCCTCGGCGGCGTCCCGTGGCCGCCGGAGCACGCGGACCGGATCACCGCGCTGCTCGGGTCGCTCGGCGGGGACGCCGTCTCCGACGCACCGCAGCCGCCGGAACTCGTCCGGGCCTGCCACGACGTCGCGCAGGCCCTGTTGGCCGCGTCGGCCGACACACCGCTGCTGATCACGGTCGACGACGTGCGCAACGCCGACCGGCCGTCCCGGGAGTTCCTGCTGCACCTGGTGCGCCGCCTGCCGCAGGCCGGCGTCCACCTGGTGATGACCGACGAGACGGTGCTGCGGCCCGAACACCGCCGGTTCCGCGCCGAGTTGGCCCGGCACCGGCACGTCGACCACCTGCGCCTGGCACCGCTGTCCGACGCCGGGGCGCTGCGGCTCCTGACCCGGGAACTCGGCGCGGAGGACGCGCACCGGGTGGGCGCGCCGATCCTCGCCGCGTCGGGCGGCAACCCGCTGCTGCTGCGCGCCCTGATCGACGATCACCGGCACTCCGGCGACGCGCCCGGCCGGGAGTACGCGATGGCGCTGCTGGGCTGCCTGCACCGCGCGGACCCGGCCGTCCTCCGGGTGGCCCGGGCGCTGGCGGTCCTGGGCGACGACACCGACGACGCCGAGATCGGCCGCCTGCTCGGCGGCGCCGACGGCGGCGAGACGGCCCGCGAGGTGCTGCGCGCCCTGGAGGCCGCCGGCCTGCTGGCGGCGGGCCGTTTCCGGCACCCGGCGGCCCGTGCCGCGGTCGTGGACGACCTCACGGCCGCCGAGCGCGCCGCACTGCACGGCAAGGCCGCGCACCTGCGCTACGCCCGGGGTGCCGACGCCCCGACGGTGGCCCGGCACCTGATCGAGGCGGACCGCGCACACGACCCGGCCCCGGGCGGGATCACCAGCGGGGCCGCCGAGCAGGCCCGGACCCCGTGGGCGGTCACCGTGCTGTCCGAGGCCGCCGAACACGCGCTGCTCGACGACCGCCACGAACTCGCCGCCCAGTGCCTGGGGTTGGCGCACCGGGCCGGCGGTGACGAGCGCACCCGGGCGACCCTGCGCTCGCGGCTCGCCGCGGCCGAGTGGCAGCTCGACCCCTCCACCGCGGCCCGGCACCTGACACCGCTGACCGCCGCCGTCCACGCCGGGCACCTCGACACGGCGGCCGGTCTGGTGCTCGTACGCCAGTTGCTGTGGCACGGCCGCAACGACGACGCCGTCGCCGTGCTCGACCGGCTGCGGACCCGGGCGAGCACCGCCAACCCCGGCAGCCTCGGGGAGGCCGCCGCCCTGCAGGACGCCGAGGTCTGGCTCGCGTACACCCACCCGGCCCTCGCCCGGGGCCGACGTACGCCCGCCCTGCCCGCGGACCTGCGGCACACCGTCGTCGCGCCGGGCACCGACCCGCAGTTGCACGCCGCCGCGGCCCTCGCCGACGCCTTGGCCCGGGGCCGCGCGCACAAGACCGCCGACCGCGCCGAGGAAGTGCTGCGCGACCTGCACCTGCACCGCCGCAGCCCCTGGGCGGAGGAGGCCGCGCTGCTGGCGCTGCGGGTGCTGGTGCCGGCCGGACGCCTCACCGAGGCGGCGGCGTGGAGCGAGCACCTGGTCCGGGCCGCCGAAGCCCGCGACGCGCCGACCGCACGGGCCGTCTACGCCGCCGCGCGCGCGGAAATCGCCGCGCGCCAGGGCGATCTGGTGACGGCCGTCGACCAGGGCCGGGCGGCACTCGGCCATCTCAGCCCCAAGGGCTGGGGCGTCGCGGTGGGCCTGCCGCTGGGCACCCTGATCCTGGCGGCCACCCGGACCGGCGAGCACGAGGAGGCCGCCAAGCAGCTCGCGCACGCCGTGGGCGACGCCATGTTCCGGTCCCAGTACGGGCTGCACTACCTGTACACCCGGGGCCACCACTACCTGGCCACGCGGCACAGTCACGCCGCGCTCGCGGACTTCCTGTCCTGCGGCGAACTCCTGCGCGACTGGGGCCTGGACGCCGCCGGGGTACTGCCGTGGCGCACCGCCGCGGCCGAGGCGTGGCTGCGGCTCGACAACAAGGACCAGGCACGGCGGCTGCTCCTCGAACAGCTCGGCCGCCCCAACTCCGACGGCTCGGGAACCCGCGGCCCCGCACTGCGCCTGCTGGCCGCCGCCGGGCCGCCCGGACGCCGGTTGCAGCTGCTGACCGAGGCGATCGACCTGGCCGAGGCGTCCGGGGACCGTTTCGAACAGGTGCGCGTCCTGGCCGACCTGAGCCGCGCGCACCAGGCCAACAACGACAAGCGCCGGGCCCGGCTGCTGCTGCGGCAGGCACTGCACGTGGCGAACATGTGCGACATGAAGCCGCTTGCCCAGGAACTCCTGTCGGTGTCCGCCGCGTTGGGCGGCGCGGAGTCGATGGCCGACGGCCTGGACCGCATCGGGGGCCTCACCGACTCCGAACGCCGGGTCGCCTCACTGGCGGTACTCGGCTACACCAACCGGGAGATCGCCGGAAAGCTCTACGTCACGCCCAGCACCGTGGAACAACACCTGACGAGGGTGTACCGCAAGCTCGGCATCCGCCGCCGCAAGGATCTGCCCGCGGACCTGTGGGCCAACCTGAGGAAGACGGGATGA
- a CDS encoding arylamine N-acetyltransferase family protein, translated as MVFSVDAYLKALDFRGTPEPTRETLRDLHKRHLMTLPYDSSLNTGRGTALWAGVDIDVDAAFDAIVLGGRGGVCYELNGLFRHLLDRLGYDTGVLAAGIRQVDDTFGPDLEHVFGFVRLDGQQLLADVGFVGPSYLEPLPVEPDTVTRQYGTDYRIVRADGYHVVQRRGQTGGWVAVYRFDPRPRDLAEWLAPSPELEAFARRLAGSGIVVRGRAFATGQRILIGRRLVSVDGGHERMRGVVDPDDHARVLADILRQDTP; from the coding sequence ATGGTGTTCTCCGTCGACGCCTACCTCAAGGCGCTGGACTTCCGCGGAACACCGGAGCCGACCCGGGAGACGCTGCGCGACCTCCACAAGCGCCACCTGATGACACTTCCGTACGACTCCTCCCTCAACACCGGTCGGGGCACCGCGCTGTGGGCGGGCGTCGACATCGACGTGGACGCCGCCTTCGACGCGATCGTGCTCGGCGGCCGAGGCGGGGTCTGCTACGAACTCAACGGCCTGTTCCGGCACTTGCTCGACCGGCTCGGGTACGACACCGGTGTGCTTGCGGCCGGCATCCGGCAGGTGGACGACACCTTCGGCCCCGACCTGGAGCACGTCTTCGGTTTCGTCCGCCTCGACGGGCAACAGCTCCTGGCCGACGTGGGCTTCGTCGGCCCGTCCTACCTGGAGCCGCTGCCGGTGGAGCCGGACACGGTCACCCGCCAATACGGCACCGACTACCGGATCGTGCGGGCCGACGGCTACCACGTCGTCCAGCGCAGGGGACAGACCGGCGGCTGGGTGGCCGTCTACCGCTTCGACCCCCGACCCCGCGACCTCGCCGAATGGCTCGCCCCCAGCCCGGAGTTGGAGGCCTTCGCCCGCCGGCTCGCGGGCAGCGGCATCGTCGTGCGCGGCCGGGCCTTCGCGACCGGGCAGCGCATCCTCATCGGCCGGCGCCTGGTGTCGGTGGACGGCGGCCACGAGCGCATGCGCGGCGTCGTCGACCCGGACGACCACGCCCGCGTCCTCGCCGACATCCTGCGCCAGGACACCCCGTGA
- a CDS encoding 3-deoxy-7-phosphoheptulonate synthase, whose protein sequence is MREMTSPTDAAARATPAAAQQPDWPDPARVDRVRRRLRALPPPVAPAAVDRLRGRLAEVAHGRALLLQGGDCAETFAGNTPAHIRANLRTLLHTATLLEVASGLPVVPVGRVAGQYAKPRSNPYDTDGLPSYRGDLVNATTPTAAARTPDPARLLRAHADARATLGVLDAVAAETRTELFAGHEALLLDYEIPLTRRAPDGARRGLSGHFLWIGERTRQPGGAHVEFARGIANPVGVKVGPGTTPAEVLAYADALDPHRSPGRLTLISRMGADRVADALPPLVTAVAAAGHPVIWLCDPMHGNTVVANSGHKTRHFDTILAEIRGFFAVHAALGTHPGGLHLEFTGDDVTECLGGSQDLRDTDLPTRYDTACDPRLNARQTLDLTCLIAKTLLTPTTPRKPLNIA, encoded by the coding sequence ATGAGGGAGATGACGAGTCCGACGGACGCCGCCGCCCGTGCCACCCCCGCCGCCGCCCAACAACCGGACTGGCCCGACCCCGCGCGGGTGGACCGGGTACGCCGCCGCCTGCGCGCCCTGCCGCCCCCGGTCGCCCCCGCAGCGGTCGACCGGCTGCGCGGACGCCTCGCCGAAGTCGCCCACGGGCGGGCGCTGTTGCTTCAGGGCGGCGACTGCGCCGAGACGTTCGCCGGGAACACGCCCGCACACATCCGGGCCAACCTGCGCACCCTGCTGCACACCGCGACCCTGCTGGAGGTGGCGTCCGGCCTGCCCGTCGTCCCGGTGGGGCGCGTCGCCGGGCAGTACGCGAAGCCCCGGTCGAACCCGTACGACACCGACGGGCTGCCCTCGTACCGCGGCGACCTGGTCAACGCCACCACCCCCACGGCCGCGGCCCGCACCCCCGACCCCGCACGGCTGCTGCGCGCCCACGCCGACGCACGCGCGACCCTCGGCGTGCTGGACGCGGTCGCGGCCGAGACACGGACCGAACTGTTCGCCGGCCACGAGGCGTTGCTGCTGGACTACGAGATCCCGCTCACCCGACGCGCGCCCGACGGCGCCCGCCGCGGGCTGTCCGGGCACTTCCTGTGGATCGGCGAACGCACCCGCCAACCGGGCGGCGCACACGTCGAGTTCGCGCGCGGCATCGCCAACCCCGTGGGGGTCAAGGTGGGTCCGGGCACCACACCCGCCGAGGTGCTGGCGTACGCCGACGCCCTGGACCCGCACCGCTCCCCCGGACGCCTCACCCTCATCAGCCGCATGGGCGCGGACCGCGTCGCGGACGCCCTGCCGCCGCTGGTCACCGCGGTGGCCGCGGCGGGGCACCCGGTCATCTGGCTCTGCGACCCGATGCACGGCAACACCGTGGTCGCGAACTCGGGCCACAAGACCCGGCACTTCGACACGATCCTCGCGGAGATCCGCGGCTTCTTCGCCGTCCACGCCGCCCTCGGCACCCACCCGGGCGGCCTGCACCTGGAGTTCACCGGCGACGACGTCACCGAATGCCTCGGCGGCTCCCAGGACCTCCGGGACACCGACCTCCCCACCCGCTACGACACCGCCTGCGACCCCCGCCTCAACGCCCGCCAAACCCTCGACCTCACCTGCCTCATCGCAAAAACCCTCCTCACCCCCACCACCCCCCGCAAACCCCTGAACATCGCCTGA